Within Thermococcus celer Vu 13 = JCM 8558, the genomic segment TTTGAAATCCGGAGACGGTCAGGATAACTGGGGCATCACCTCCTGAAGCCATTCAGCAACATCACCAGGTGGTCGACCAAACCGAGAATGAATTCTGATAAAATTATACCAGAAAGCAAACAGAAAAACAAACCTGTGAACCTTCCTCCAGTCCCTACCCCTGAAATTATTCCAGAAACGCTTTGTTCTCTCCTTAAGGGTCCTGAACCAGCGCTCAATACTATTCCTCGGATCAAAAATCACGTGAACAAAATTCAGTCTCAAAGACTTAAAGGCAGACTTGTACCAATGCCCACCATCAACCAGCTTCGCAGGATTTCAAAACAACCAGGATAAAATTCCTGGCAATCCACCAGTTTCTGATTGTTGTAATCCAGACTGCTAAAACTTCCCTGCTTTCAACATCAATCGCAGCCCTTCGCTTTTCCTTGATTTTTATTAGGGTCTCGTCAACTGTGATGAGCCTGCTTCTGCGGTGGTTGAATAACACTCTTCAGCCTGCTCACCGCCTCGTGACTCATTGTCTGGAATACTCATGAACTTTTTTTCTGAGGGAGATTCCGGGGTAGTGCAGGATTGCGGCAGGTTTGATGTCTTTCTTGTTTCGCTTGAAGCGTTTAACCTCCTTATAGCCAACGCCATCCCCATGATCAGAACTAATCCTCAATTAATACTTCACTGTTATCTTGACAGTCTCTTGCTCAAAAGAAATAGAAAAGAGTTCATGAAGGAGCAAATCATGTATGATCTATCTAAAGTCAATTAACTGTGAAATTCTCCTAAGATCTGGGACCTGACATTCTCTTTCCAACAGTTGTCGAGATGAACATTCCTAGGATGCTAGCCAACGAAGACAAAGCATACATATACTCACTCAGAACCCCATACTCATTGCAATAACCGCTGGAAGTGCAACTCTCGGCACTTGGCTGTACTTAGGAAAGCCATTCGTTTTTGCCTTAGAGAGGATGGTAACTGTGATGGTAATTACATGTCCTCACGCTTTAGGATTAGCAGTTCCTTTAGTGGTTTCAGTATCAACATCAATATCAGCGAGAAAGAGAATACTAATTAGGAATAGAGAAGCCTTTGAGAGGGCAAAAGATGTTCAGGTAGTTGTTTTTGACAAGACGGGAACTTTGACCGAAGGAAAGTTTGAGGTAACGGATATAATTCCATTGGATGAGCTTAGTGAGGAAAGAATCTTGAAATACGCGGCAGCGTTAGAAAGTTATTCGGAGCATCCAATCGCTCAAGGAATAGTGGAGAAGGTTAAGGAGAAGAAGATTGAGCTTTACGATGTTAAGGACTTCAAAGCAATTCCCGGAAAAGGTGCTCAAGGCGTTATCAACGGCAGAGAAGTGCTTATTGTAAGTCCACAGTTCTTGAAGGAAAAGGGACTCTGGAAAGAGGATGAGCGCGTTAACAATGTCTTGGAGCAAGGAAAGACGGTGGTGTTCTTAGTCATCGGTGGAAAGCTCGTCGGTGCTTTAGCTTTAGCCGATAAGATAAGGCCAGAATCAAGGGAAGCTGTAAAAAGACTTCACGAGATGGGGGTAAAGGCATACATGCTCACAGGAGACAACGCTAAAGTTGCAAAGTGGGTTGCTGAGGAGCTTGGTTTAGATGGCTTCTTCGCCGAGGTGCTACCCCATCAGAAGTCTGAAAAAGTGCAAGAGTTACAGAATAAGGGATTAATTGTTGCGATGGTCGGCGATGGAATAAACGACGCTCCAGCCCTGATACAGGCGGACGTTGGAATAGCCATCGGGGCGGGAACCGATGTTGCCATAGAAAGTGCTGACATAATTTTAGTCAAAAACGATCCAAGAGATGTCATAACGGGGATACACCTTGCGAGAGCTACATACAGGAAGATGGTGCAGAACCTGGCATGGGCAACGGGCTACAACACCTTCGCCATCCCGCTGGCGGCAGGTATTCTCTACAGGTATGGTATACTATTGAGTCCAGCAGCCGGTGCTTTGCTGATGAGTCTGAGCACGGTGATAGTTGCCATCAACGCGAGGTTTTTGAAGGCCTGATCTTTTTAATTCATGCCTTAATTTTTATCCGTTTTCTAAAGTTAGTTTGGTGCCTCTAAAAGCTACATTTCTTGAGAAAGAATAGATGAGAGATAAGTTTTCCAGGCTTTCAGAGGTATTAACCCCAAAGCCAGCAATAGAGAGCATATTATCCATTTTACGTGGAGTTCCCCCAAGGACAAAAACAACGGGAGGATCACAATACCTACGGCAGAGTTTACCAGAGAAATCATAGATATTGCAGATGCCCGTATTTCTGATGGGACTATTGAGTTTCGGATATAACCCATGAAGACATAGTATAAACCAATAAGAACCTCAAGCACGTATAAAAGTGCCAGCACTATTATGTATGAGTCAATGTTCCACTTTAATACCAACGCTATGGCGATTGTAATGGCTGTTCCAAATATCAGGAAAAAACTCACTCCCCTGAGAGGCATCGAAACCTTTCTCGCAATGTAACTACCAAGGGACATGGAGAGCATCAAAGAAAAGTATACTGGACCCAGTATACTCTTAGGTGCTCCTAAGTTCTTTAGTGTTACAGGCCACACCACAAAGAATACTGAAAGCATTGAGGATACCAGCAGACTTAAAAACACAAGCATTGAAAAATCGGGGTTTTGGAAGAGTTTTAAGTTTTTCCTCAAAAGTGTCCTGCCTTCAGAATACCCTCTATTGTCTGGAAGGGAAAACAGTACTGCCGGGGAAAACACTCCCAAGAGACCAGATATAAACAAAGGATATTTTAGTCCTGCATATTTGACAAGGATGCCCGACAGTATTGAGGCAATAACACCTGCAATATTTTTTAATGTCCCCATGTCAGAAAATAGCCGCTTTACATCTTTTTTCCCAAATTCATCCACTGCCCATGCTTCCAAAGATCCGGAAATAAACGCCATTCCAGCCCCTCCGAGGAATGCTGAAAGTAGTACAATGTAAATCGGAAGTCTCTCAAATATTGTCAGCAATATCATACTCATCCCAACCAAAAACGTGCCCAGCATTGTAGATTTGAGTCTTCCGACTTTATCAGCAAATATTCCAGATGGGTATTCAAACAGCAGGTTGGAGAGTCTATTTAATGAATATGAAAGGCCAATCCATGATAATGCGATATGGGCATTAAGATACAATACAAAATAAGGTCCCGGAAGATATATGGAAGCGGACAATGCAAAATAAAATAAGAGGAATATCAACCGTTCATTTGAAGCTTTTCTATGTGGGGACATAATGGATCCTCTCTTTCTATTGTACCGTAGAATGCATAGGAGTTGTAAGCGCATCCCCCTTTGCATATGTTAAAAAATTTGCATTTTGAACACTGCGTAGTTTCTAGAGACCCTATTCTACTACTCCTGAACATGTTTAGCACATTTGAGTTAATCCAAATGTCATAAAAGTCTTGTTTAATAAGATTTCCTGATATGAACTCTTTATGTCCTAGAAACAGGGAACATGGATACACATTTCCAAAATTATCTATATGAAGTATTGTTCTCCCTGCAGCACAAACCCCCGCTAGATTTAATTCTCTCAGTGTACTAAACGAATCCGGATGTTTTTCCCAGGTAAATGTATATCCAAAGTCATCTAGCATTACTTTAAATGTGTCTGTGGAGTATTTATCTACAAGACGCTCTAGTTTGTGTTGTATCTCCTGAATCTCATGTTTGTCAAGGCTATATTTCTCAAAAACCTTTGAAGCCCTACCTGCAGGGGTAAATACCATAAAGTGTACTCCATCTGCCCCCAGATCCCTGCTAAACTTTATTATTTCCTCTAACCTATCCTTGTTGTGTCTATGTATTACAGTTCCAATTATAAATGGAATTGTAGTTTTGTTAATCTTGTTAATGAACTTCACCGTTCGTTCCCACGCTCCATCAGTTCCCCTGAATTCATCATGAATTTCACTTTCTACATCATCAAGACTTATAAAGAGACCACCAACATCCTTGACTTTGTCTTTGGATAGAAAATTAATCACATCTTTCCGGAATATAGTCCCATTAGTCAATATAGTGAAATTAAGTTTAGTTGAAGCATAAATATATTTAATTATTTTGTCTAGATACGGATGAAGAAAAGGTTCCCCTCCAGTAATAGCCAAATGGGTGACTCCTGATAGATCCAATTTTGATACTATTCTCACAAGATCCATGAAGCTAATATGTTCCCCTTGATGTAGTGCACTCGCATAACAGTGCTGGCACGATAAGTTACAAACATTAGTTATGTCAACTGAGACATCATACGGAGCAGATAGACTAAAAATAGGCGTTTTATGTGGTGCCAGTGTTCTAATATTGATACTATCTCCTGAATTGGGGAGAACTTCAAAGATTTCTTCCACCATGCTGTATGGATCCTCAAGAAATCCTGAAACTACATCCTCCACTGGAGATACTATCCTAACTTGAGCTCCTTCCCTTAAATGGACGTATGCTCCGAATGGTTCTTCTCTAACAGTTATATTATATACCGCCATCTTAACACCTCCATTTCACCAATACTCTCCCAATAACCAAAAAATAAAATACCAAAAATAAAAAATCAAAGCCCAACGGAGTCATGGCTGTTCCAGTGGTAGCATCCCGCATTCGAAAGTTTTCTTATCTTTAGTTTTTTCTTCATTATATATACCTCAAATAGAGTTTTTGCATATTTGAATAAGAAATTAGAATATTTAAGGTTTTCTTAAACTTATAGTTAGTAACTCAAAGTTAAGAAATTTCTAAAAAAGTAATCCTACAAGAGCTTTATTTTAAGAATTTAAATGATGTAAAATTATACAATTTTGAATAGTCATAGTTGGTAAGGATGCCTACAAAATAGCCGAGGGGACAATTGGGATGGTATCAAGTTAGTCCGTGCATCAGTTGTGAAGAGTCCCCTATATCAAAAACCAGATAACCCTCCTCGCGCAGCGCTTCCTTTTCCTCGAGGTGCTTTGCAATCAGGCCGTAGCGTTTTCCATTTCCGCCAGGGATAACGGTGGTCTCGTAGCATTCATAAACGATCAATGAATTTTAATACCGTGATATTAAATATCTCACGTTATTAAATTAAGCTCTTCTGCGAGGGATGCTGGTAGGTCAGGATGGAAGATTTTGATAATTGGATTTTTTAACCGATCCAAGCCCATCAAAATCCCTGTATTCCTTTCCGTCTCATTCTAACCTCAAGTACTCTGTAGCTTAGAATCCCCATTCCAAAGTATCCAAGGGACATCATAAGGAGAAGCATCAGCTCGGCATCAAAACCGAGGATCGTTCTGGAACCCAAAATCACCCCCCTGAGCAGATCAATCCCCCACGTGAATGGAAACGCATAGGAGAGGATCAACAGCGGCGCCGGGAGTACGGTTACGGGAAAGTAAAGACCGCCCAGGAGCGGGGCTGCGTTTCCGAGTAGCGAGACTATTTCATCGCCTTCCCTGATCACCAACGTCAAACCAAAAATTAAAAATGCAAAACCAAAAGAGGCTATCATTGAAATTAAAAATATAGATACTGCCAGAATACAAGTTTCTATGCTCAGGTGAAAGATATTTATTACCAACGCCACTATAATTAACGGCAAAGAATTTATTGTTGTTAAACTTATCGCCAAGAAGGACCAGCCGAGAATGTACTCCCACGGTCTAATCGGGGTAAGAAGGAGCTCTTCTAATTGTCCAATCCTCATGTGTTCTCTGAGTACGAAAATTGAAGCCCACACCGCTTCGATGTAGTTCCAGTAAGCGATTCCAAGGATGTAGTATTCAAAGAATTTTTTAGTTCCAACAATATGGGAAAAATCTAGAAAACCAATTTTATTCCCATACCACACGGCAATAGTAACAGGAAGAATCCCCAGAACCGGCATTAACACGTTGCCATACCAGTCTATTCTATAACGTTTTGCAGTTAATAGAGATGCTTTTGCGAGATATAGAAACCTCACCAAGCTTCCCATCCTCCCATACTCCTTAAATTATTTTCAGCCCTTTTGAGCAGTACTGTTCCTATAGAAAAGTACAGGAACGTTATGATTGTCAGGATAGCTAAATCGGGGAGAACTTCAAAAAAAGTTCTTCCTAGCAGAATTTCTCTGCCGATTTTTATTGTATATGTTAGGGGAAGAATATAAGCTACAGTTCTCATTAGTCTAGGATAAGCATTAATGTTAGCAGTGACACCAGAGGCTATCCCTAGGATTTCTTGAGTTATAAAGTTTATACCCGCGATCCTCCGGAATTGCAGCACCAAAGCCCCCCAGAGGATGGAAAACGCAAAGGTATACAGCCCTGACAGTATGTAAACGGCGAACATCTGAGGGGAGATAGCCTGCGATATTCCTAAAGCCCAGAATATTAGCATGGTAACGCCCGTTATGTACACACATTCCACAAGAATCCACATCCCCTTTCCAATCAGGAACTCCAGCAGTGAGATTGGAGTTAAAGCGATGCTTATCAGAGTCCCCTCTTCCCTCTCATCTTCGAACGCCTCCTGAACTCCAAAGAAGTACTGGTTGAGCCAGTACCACATGAGTGAGCCAACCAAAACGGCTTCCCCAAAGTCGGGGGAGAACATTTTGGCCGTCAGAACCCAGGGAGCCAACATAAAGAATGGCGTTAGGGCAAAGTTAATCCACACCACCCGATATCGAAGCTGGATTCTGCACTCTTTTTTAGCAATTGTGAGGATTCCACCCGCGTTAACCATCAAGGATCCTCCTTAGGATGGAGTACAGGTCGTCCCTCTCAATTTGAACGTTCTCGGCTCCACTCTCTGTGAGCTCCATCAGTGTTTCATTGAGCTCCTCCCGGGATACTATTCTTTCGACCTCTTTTCCGTTAATCGTTGCTTTGATTTTTATACTCTCATCCAATTTGAACTTCGAAAGTTTATCGTCAAGAACAATCCTCCCATCTTTCATAACTATCAGCCTAGCTTTTGGGGGTAGATCATGAAGGGCATGGCTAATTAAAACAATTGTTATCCCATTTTGATTTAATTCCTCAAGGAACTCTATAATCTTTAAATAGGACTTGGGATCAAGACCGTTAAGTATTTCATCAAGAAACAAGATTTTGGGGTTATGAATTGTGGCTTTAGCTAAAAGCAATTTCCGTCGCATGCCACTTGAATATTCCTCTACAAGCTTATCTTTTACATGTACTAGATTAAGTTTCTCTAAGATTTCTAAGGCCTTTCTTTTCCCTTTTTTGACCCCATAAAGTCCGGCAAATATCTCTAAATTTTCTAGGCCTGTAAGCTTCCAATATAGGGTCCTTTCATTTGCTAACGCAACACCAATATACTTAGAAAGTTTTTTCCAGTCTTTAGATACATCAAACCCTAAAACCCTAACTTTGCCTTCATCTGGGATTAACAGACCTGTCATTACTTTGAGAAGTGTTGTCTTACCCGAACCGTTTTCTCCGGCTATTACCACGAACTCGCCCTCGCGGATTCTGAGGTTTATGTCCCTTAGCACCCGGACATCTCCAAAAGACTTGGAGACGCCAATGATTTGGATTACTTCATTATTCATAGTAAGTCACCATACGTTGATAATTTCCTGTCCTTTTTGAAGTAATTGTAATTTTTATAGTTTTGTTATACCGTGGGGACTACTTTTCTAAGGGTACCCAAATATCGGGTTCTATTTCATCCACCTCTAATAACATCTCTGCAAATTTTGGTAGTGTTTTTTGGTGAAATATAGCCCAGCAGTCCTTCTTTTTACCCTCAATCCACGCATTGTATACACATCCTCCCCCACACACCGGGAAATACTGACAGCTCCAGCAATAATTATCGCCCTTCCCTCCTTCAATAAACTGGGCATATTTTACTAAAAATAACTCTGGGTTATGAAATACCTCTTCTTTTGATGCTACTTTGAAGTTATCCAATCCAATGGCTGATGTACACTTATAAATGGAACCATCTGGACCCACAAGTAGTTCGTTGTCTTTATTGTAGGTGCACACTGATTCCGAAAGGAAAGAGATTATGGGCACTTTCCTGTTTATAGCTTCCCTAATTGCATAAAGGAACATCGTTGCATATTGTTCGGGGTCTGGGATGTTACTTATCGTATGGGTACACGGGGAGGAGGGATGACTCTCCATCCCCACATTGAAAACAATTCGTCTGTCTTTAATGTGATCTCCAAATTTGTTTAATAGAATGTCTAGCATTTCCCCATAGTATTTCCAGTTTTGAGCATCTATGACGCTATGTATAATAATACGTATATCTGTGTGTTCTAGCAATAATCTGATGTTTTCCATTATTTTGTTAAATGTTCCATTGCCCGTAGGAAAAATTCTGCGTTTGTCGTGAATCCTTGGGGGGCCATCTAATGTTATTTGTACGTATTCAAATGGATACTCCGTGATGATCTCTAAAGTTCTCTCAGGATCCTTGAATACTCCGTTTGTTATTGCAGAATAATGTCCAACAGGAATACTAAGATTTTTGCTCATAGATAACATTTCCTCTACATAGCTAGGATCGTAGAACGGCTCGCCACCAAATAGCAGCACATCTATATATTCTTTTCTGAAAATTCTACGGAGTTGGTCCCATATTTGGACTCTCTCTTCTGGAGATAATGATAATTGTGGATTCAGCTTTCGAGTATCTTGTTGCATGCAATAAGTGCAAGATAAATTACAGTTAAGCGTCCATGCATCTATTATTATCAGTCTGTCCTCTGAGGGGTACTTTAGCTTATTATGGACATATCTGCTCAATGCCTCCTCTCCGTCAACCAAAATGAAGGAGGCCTTTAGTTTTTGTGAAATGCTTTCGTTATCAGCATTATCAGACACAACCTCAATGGATCTGGTCAATATGTTGAATAAAATAGTCTGACCATTAGGAAGAGTTTTACGAACTACATACTTCATTGATGATCCCTCCTTTTCCATGAGTCTATGTCTCCAGAGTAGGATTTGGTATTAAAATAAAAATTAAAAAGACAATTAGCTAAAACAATAAGTTTTTGCATCTCTGGCTACGGTTGCAACATCCTCCTGCGGGGGTAGGACCAGATATTAGTCTTGACAGAATTGTCTTCACCATTGGTACTCCCTCCTAGCTTAAATATCATGCATAATTTAATAGGTTGCTATATAATATTTATTCTTTTCGTAAACTTATAGTTAATAATTTGAAGTTAATAAGGAGAGAACAAACGCTTTGTTCTCTCCTTAACAGTCCTGAACCAGCGCTCCGCCCCCAAAAGTCACGTGAACAAAATCCAGTCCCAGGGACTTAAAGGCAGACTTGTACCACTTTGCTCCATCAACCAGAAAACCGGTTGTCCCTCGCAGGATTTCAAAACAACCAGAATGAAATCCACCAGTTTCTGGTTGTTGTAATCCAGACTGCGCCTTCAACATCAATCGCAGCCCAGAGGTATCTCTGCTTTCCGTTGATTTTTA encodes:
- a CDS encoding heavy metal translocating P-type ATPase, with the protein product MTAGSATLGTWLYLGKPFVFALERMVTVMVITCPHALGLAVPLVVSVSTSISARKRILIRNREAFERAKDVQVVVFDKTGTLTEGKFEVTDIIPLDELSEERILKYAAALESYSEHPIAQGIVEKVKEKKIELYDVKDFKAIPGKGAQGVINGREVLIVSPQFLKEKGLWKEDERVNNVLEQGKTVVFLVIGGKLVGALALADKIRPESREAVKRLHEMGVKAYMLTGDNAKVAKWVAEELGLDGFFAEVLPHQKSEKVQELQNKGLIVAMVGDGINDAPALIQADVGIAIGAGTDVAIESADIILVKNDPRDVITGIHLARATYRKMVQNLAWATGYNTFAIPLAAGILYRYGILLSPAAGALLMSLSTVIVAINARFLKA
- a CDS encoding MFS transporter; translation: MSPHRKASNERLIFLLFYFALSASIYLPGPYFVLYLNAHIALSWIGLSYSLNRLSNLLFEYPSGIFADKVGRLKSTMLGTFLVGMSMILLTIFERLPIYIVLLSAFLGGAGMAFISGSLEAWAVDEFGKKDVKRLFSDMGTLKNIAGVIASILSGILVKYAGLKYPLFISGLLGVFSPAVLFSLPDNRGYSEGRTLLRKNLKLFQNPDFSMLVFLSLLVSSMLSVFFVVWPVTLKNLGAPKSILGPVYFSLMLSMSLGSYIARKVSMPLRGVSFFLIFGTAITIAIALVLKWNIDSYIIVLALLYVLEVLIGLYYVFMGYIRNSIVPSEIRASAISMISLVNSAVGIVILPLFLSLGELHVKWIICSLLLALGLIPLKAWKTYLSSILSQEM
- a CDS encoding radical SAM/SPASM domain-containing protein, with product MAVYNITVREEPFGAYVHLREGAQVRIVSPVEDVVSGFLEDPYSMVEEIFEVLPNSGDSINIRTLAPHKTPIFSLSAPYDVSVDITNVCNLSCQHCYASALHQGEHISFMDLVRIVSKLDLSGVTHLAITGGEPFLHPYLDKIIKYIYASTKLNFTILTNGTIFRKDVINFLSKDKVKDVGGLFISLDDVESEIHDEFRGTDGAWERTVKFINKINKTTIPFIIGTVIHRHNKDRLEEIIKFSRDLGADGVHFMVFTPAGRASKVFEKYSLDKHEIQEIQHKLERLVDKYSTDTFKVMLDDFGYTFTWEKHPDSFSTLRELNLAGVCAAGRTILHIDNFGNVYPCSLFLGHKEFISGNLIKQDFYDIWINSNVLNMFRSSRIGSLETTQCSKCKFFNICKGGCAYNSYAFYGTIEREDPLCPHIEKLQMNG
- a CDS encoding ABC transporter permease; amino-acid sequence: MGSLVRFLYLAKASLLTAKRYRIDWYGNVLMPVLGILPVTIAVWYGNKIGFLDFSHIVGTKKFFEYYILGIAYWNYIEAVWASIFVLREHMRIGQLEELLLTPIRPWEYILGWSFLAISLTTINSLPLIIVALVINIFHLSIETCILAVSIFLISMIASFGFAFLIFGLTLVIREGDEIVSLLGNAAPLLGGLYFPVTVLPAPLLILSYAFPFTWGIDLLRGVILGSRTILGFDAELMLLLMMSLGYFGMGILSYRVLEVRMRRKGIQGF
- a CDS encoding ABC transporter permease, with translation MVNAGGILTIAKKECRIQLRYRVVWINFALTPFFMLAPWVLTAKMFSPDFGEAVLVGSLMWYWLNQYFFGVQEAFEDEREEGTLISIALTPISLLEFLIGKGMWILVECVYITGVTMLIFWALGISQAISPQMFAVYILSGLYTFAFSILWGALVLQFRRIAGINFITQEILGIASGVTANINAYPRLMRTVAYILPLTYTIKIGREILLGRTFFEVLPDLAILTIITFLYFSIGTVLLKRAENNLRSMGGWEAW
- a CDS encoding ABC transporter ATP-binding protein encodes the protein MLRDINLRIREGEFVVIAGENGSGKTTLLKVMTGLLIPDEGKVRVLGFDVSKDWKKLSKYIGVALANERTLYWKLTGLENLEIFAGLYGVKKGKRKALEILEKLNLVHVKDKLVEEYSSGMRRKLLLAKATIHNPKILFLDEILNGLDPKSYLKIIEFLEELNQNGITIVLISHALHDLPPKARLIVMKDGRIVLDDKLSKFKLDESIKIKATINGKEVERIVSREELNETLMELTESGAENVQIERDDLYSILRRILDG
- a CDS encoding radical SAM/SPASM domain-containing protein, which gives rise to MKYVVRKTLPNGQTILFNILTRSIEVVSDNADNESISQKLKASFILVDGEEALSRYVHNKLKYPSEDRLIIIDAWTLNCNLSCTYCMQQDTRKLNPQLSLSPEERVQIWDQLRRIFRKEYIDVLLFGGEPFYDPSYVEEMLSMSKNLSIPVGHYSAITNGVFKDPERTLEIITEYPFEYVQITLDGPPRIHDKRRIFPTGNGTFNKIMENIRLLLEHTDIRIIIHSVIDAQNWKYYGEMLDILLNKFGDHIKDRRIVFNVGMESHPSSPCTHTISNIPDPEQYATMFLYAIREAINRKVPIISFLSESVCTYNKDNELLVGPDGSIYKCTSAIGLDNFKVASKEEVFHNPELFLVKYAQFIEGGKGDNYCWSCQYFPVCGGGCVYNAWIEGKKKDCWAIFHQKTLPKFAEMLLEVDEIEPDIWVPLEK